From a single Nitrogeniibacter mangrovi genomic region:
- a CDS encoding type II secretion system F family protein, with product MATATRTARRPATTVKEALYDWEGKDKKGKIIRGEMRAGGEAVVQATLRRQGVMVTKVKKRKLARGRRITDKDIALFTRQMATMMKSGVPLLQAFDIGIKGAGNPSLGRLLNDIRSDVETGASLSQAFRKHPVHFDALFCNLVAAGEQAGILDNLLDRLASYKEKILAIKSKIKSALFYPTAVVVVAGIVVTVMMLFVIPQFKEVFTSFGADLPAPTLLVIAMSDYFVANWYIVFGGLAAIIVTLSMAYKRSEKAQNSLDRLILQVPVIGDVIRKATIARWTRTLSTMFAAGVPLVEALDSVGGASGNHVYKTATKQIQSDVSTGTSLTVAMQGAKVFPTMVIQMVSIGEESGQLDSMLSKVADFFEQEVDDAVAGLSQLLEPMIMVFLGTVIGGLVVAMYLPIFKLGQVV from the coding sequence ATGGCTACCGCGACCCGCACCGCTCGCCGCCCCGCAACCACTGTCAAGGAAGCGCTCTACGACTGGGAGGGCAAGGACAAGAAAGGCAAGATCATCCGCGGCGAGATGCGCGCCGGGGGCGAAGCCGTGGTCCAGGCCACCCTGCGCCGCCAGGGCGTGATGGTGACCAAGGTCAAGAAACGCAAGCTCGCCCGCGGCCGGCGCATCACTGACAAGGACATCGCCCTGTTCACCCGCCAGATGGCCACCATGATGAAATCCGGTGTCCCACTGCTCCAGGCCTTCGACATCGGCATCAAGGGCGCGGGCAACCCCTCGCTCGGCCGACTGCTCAACGACATTCGCAGCGACGTGGAAACCGGCGCCAGCCTGTCCCAGGCCTTCCGCAAGCACCCGGTCCATTTCGATGCGCTGTTCTGCAACCTGGTCGCGGCGGGCGAGCAGGCCGGGATTCTGGACAACCTCCTTGATCGGCTAGCGAGCTACAAAGAAAAGATCCTCGCCATCAAGAGCAAGATCAAGTCGGCGCTGTTCTATCCAACCGCCGTGGTCGTGGTGGCCGGCATCGTCGTGACCGTGATGATGCTGTTCGTCATTCCGCAGTTCAAGGAGGTGTTTACCAGTTTTGGTGCAGATCTTCCTGCGCCCACACTACTCGTGATTGCCATGTCGGACTACTTCGTCGCCAACTGGTATATCGTCTTCGGTGGCCTCGCAGCCATTATTGTAACCCTGTCAATGGCGTACAAACGCAGCGAGAAGGCACAGAACAGCCTGGATCGATTGATCCTGCAGGTCCCGGTCATCGGAGATGTGATCCGCAAGGCCACCATCGCCCGATGGACGCGCACCTTGTCGACCATGTTCGCCGCCGGCGTCCCCCTGGTCGAAGCCCTGGATTCGGTGGGCGGCGCCTCGGGCAACCATGTCTACAAGACGGCCACCAAGCAGATCCAGTCCGACGTCAGCACTGGCACGAGCCTTACCGTCGCCATGCAGGGGGCCAAGGTTTTCCCCACCATGGTGATCCAGATGGTGTCCATCGGCGAGGAGTCGGGCCAGCTCGACAGCATGCTCAGCAAGGTGGCGGATTTCTTCGAGCAGGAGGTCGACGATGCGGTCGCCGGGCTTTCCCAGCTGCTCGAACCCATGATCATGGTTTTCCTCGGCACCGTCATCGGCGGTCTGGTGGTCGCCATGTATCTGCCGATCTTCAAACTCGGCCAGGTCGTCTGA
- the pilB gene encoding type IV-A pilus assembly ATPase PilB — protein MAANPQIALSGLARALIQQNRISEADAVACTTENKDKTNGFVLEAAKRGLMSEHEVARFAADTFGYPLLDIGALDPQTILQDAIDRKLIGKHHVLPIGKRGNRITVALADPTNLRALDEIRFQSGLSVDAVVVEASKLEAVINRQSESTSETLDALTGDDFDMDLLDQESPGDKDGGEDVQAEVDDAPVVRFIQKVLVDAINEGASDIHFEPYEKYYRIRFRTDGALREIAQPPLILREKIAARIKVISRLDISEKRVPQDGRMKLVLSKNKAIDFRVSTLPTLHGEKIVMRILDPSSAMLGIDALGYDPDQKQALLEAIERPYGMILVTGPTGSGKTVSLYTCLNLLNKGDSNISTAEDPAEINLPGINQVNVNEKAGLTFSTALRAFLRQDPDIIMVGEIRDLETAEISIKAAQTGHLVLSTLHTNDAPTTLERLRNMGVAPFNIASSVILITAQRLARRLCKCKEPMDIPHDALVEAGFSEDDLDGSWRPMGPKGCDLCKGSGYKGRVGIYQVMPISEEIQRIIMNNGNSMDIAAQAELEGVSDLRRSGLRKVKAGITSLSEVLATTND, from the coding sequence ATGGCCGCGAATCCGCAAATTGCGCTGTCCGGGCTCGCCCGGGCGCTGATCCAGCAGAACCGCATCTCGGAAGCGGACGCGGTCGCGTGCACCACCGAAAACAAGGACAAGACCAACGGCTTCGTCCTCGAGGCGGCCAAACGCGGCCTCATGAGCGAGCATGAGGTCGCCCGCTTCGCCGCCGACACCTTCGGCTACCCGCTCCTCGACATCGGCGCGCTGGATCCGCAGACGATCCTGCAGGACGCCATCGACCGCAAACTCATCGGCAAACACCACGTCCTGCCCATCGGCAAGCGCGGCAATCGCATCACGGTCGCCCTGGCCGACCCCACGAACCTGAGGGCCCTGGACGAGATCCGCTTCCAGAGCGGCCTGTCGGTCGACGCCGTGGTGGTCGAGGCGAGCAAGCTCGAGGCGGTCATCAACCGCCAGAGCGAGTCCACGTCAGAGACGCTCGACGCACTGACCGGCGACGACTTCGACATGGACCTGCTCGATCAGGAATCGCCGGGCGACAAGGACGGCGGCGAGGATGTCCAGGCCGAGGTGGACGACGCGCCGGTGGTCCGTTTCATCCAGAAAGTGCTCGTGGACGCCATCAACGAAGGCGCCTCCGACATCCACTTCGAGCCCTATGAAAAGTATTACCGGATCCGCTTTCGTACCGACGGCGCCCTGCGTGAAATCGCCCAGCCACCGCTGATCCTGCGTGAAAAGATCGCCGCGCGCATCAAGGTGATCTCGCGCCTGGACATCTCCGAGAAGCGGGTCCCCCAGGACGGGCGCATGAAGCTGGTGCTGTCCAAGAACAAGGCCATCGACTTCCGGGTCTCCACCCTGCCGACGCTGCATGGCGAGAAGATCGTGATGCGGATTCTCGATCCGTCGTCGGCCATGCTGGGCATCGACGCCCTCGGCTACGATCCGGATCAGAAGCAGGCCCTGCTCGAGGCCATCGAGCGCCCCTACGGCATGATTCTGGTCACCGGCCCGACCGGTAGCGGCAAGACCGTGTCGCTCTACACCTGCCTGAACCTGCTCAACAAGGGCGACTCGAACATTTCGACCGCCGAAGACCCGGCCGAAATCAACCTGCCCGGCATCAACCAGGTCAATGTGAACGAGAAGGCGGGCCTGACCTTCTCCACGGCGCTGCGCGCCTTCCTTCGCCAGGATCCCGACATCATCATGGTGGGCGAGATCCGCGATCTGGAGACCGCGGAGATTTCGATCAAGGCCGCGCAGACCGGTCACCTAGTCCTGTCGACGCTGCATACCAACGACGCCCCGACGACGCTCGAGCGCCTGCGCAACATGGGGGTCGCGCCGTTCAACATCGCCTCGTCAGTCATCCTCATCACGGCGCAGCGACTGGCCCGCCGCCTGTGCAAGTGCAAGGAACCCATGGACATTCCCCACGACGCGCTGGTCGAGGCGGGTTTTTCCGAGGACGATCTGGACGGCAGCTGGCGCCCGATGGGCCCGAAGGGCTGCGACCTGTGCAAGGGCTCCGGCTACAAGGGACGGGTGGGCATCTACCAGGTCATGCCGATTTCCGAAGAGATTCAGCGCATCATCATGAACAACGGCAATTCCATGGACATTGCCGCCCAGGCCGAACTGGAAGGGGTCTCCGATCTGCGCCGCTCCGGGCTGCGCAAAGTGAAGGCTGGCATCACCTCGCTATCCGAAGTGCTGGCCACCACCAACGATTAA